Genomic DNA from Methylobacterium aquaticum:
CCCGCACTTCCTTGAGCGCCGGCTTGAGCTCCTTGCCGTCCTTGTCCTTGATGGCCTCGCGCACGACCTTGACACCAAGTGCCCCCTGCAGGGTTGAGACAGACACGACCGGACGGGTGCCCTCCTTCAGGATCCACTTGCGCTTGTCGTTGGGCTCGGGCGCTTCATTCGCTGCTCGCCATGTCACGAACCGATGTCCGATGAGCGACACGGCTGTATCGGAGGACTCTCCGGACGAGAGCAGCGAAAAGATCCGGTAGCGGAACAAGTCTTGAACAACGGCACCGACTTCATGGCCATAGATAGTCTTGAGCTGACCTAAGCTTTGGATTGCTCCAACAACGACGAGACCCTTCTCACGGCCGAGCGCCAGGACCTGATCGAACCCGTCGATCCGGCCGAGGCTGTGCATCTCATCGAGCACGAGCGAGACGCGCCTGTCGGGATCGATACCGATGGCCGGATCGCTCATGAGGCTGACGAGCCGGCTCAGCAGCGTGCCCGAGACGAGCCGTGACAGCTCGTCATATTCAGGTGAGGTCTGGAGGATCACGGCGCGGGGGCCGGTCCAGTCCTTGGACAGCCATGCCCGAACGGAGAAACGCCGTTCCGGCGGCAGGTCGGACCAAGCCAACGCGAGCGGCCTCAGGGCGCTCAGGGCTGCCGACCACAGGGTCGCCAGAACCCCGAACGCGGTGTTGGCTAGGCCGTCCGGTCCCTCGGCGATGAGAGGGCTGGAGGAGAGGTCGAGCTGCCGGATGCGGGCCTCGATCTCGGCCGGATCGGACAGGATGCGACGAGCGAGATCGTCGATGGTCCAGTCTGTCCCGCGCTCCAGGGCGAGCTCCTGGCCGATGTCGACGAAGACGGCCCGGGCCGTCAGAGCCCAGAACGGCTGGTCGGACATCGGAATTGCGGCTGCGGCAAGCTCCATGAACCCGGCCAGCCCGGCGACGTCGCGTCCGGCATCCCAGGCCCAGCCCCGGGCGTGATGGGCCGCGATCAGGATAGCTTCGTTCTGCCGAAACGCCCGAGTGACGTCACCCTTGACGCAGTGGAGCAGCATGCGGTCACCCCGCTGCGCCATCTGGGTCGCGAGCGCCCGCACGACATTGCTCTTGCCCGAACCCTTGTCGCCGACCACCAGGATGAACTGCGTCTCGGCCTCGAAGGGCAATTGTACACCGGGTGTGAGCCAGAGGCCGCGCTTGGAGGTTCGACCGTAGGTTTCGTCGAGTGCGGCCTGCATCTTGCGCGCGGCGTAGACGTCATAATGCAGCACTGGATCGTCGTGATGAGGTACGCCGACCCGCTCGATCAGGGGAGTGCGCGTCCAGGCCTGCCGGGCAGCGAAAAGGCCGGCCACGATTGCTGCTAGCAGGACGCCGGCACAGCGCAGCTCCAGCGCGAAGTCGAACCAGCTGTCACCGAACCATTGCAAGATTTGGGTGATGTCGATGGTGGGGGCGTGGCGGCCGGCATGCGCCCGAGGCGGTGCCCAGAGCATGACGGCCAGGAGTCCGAGAGGAAACACCGTGGCGATGACCTTCAGGGCTGCGAATGCGGCCTTGTCGGGGGAGCGGCGCGGTGCAGTGCCGATGCGGCTGGTGAGATCGACCATGGGAAAGCTCCTGCAAGGAGGCGCCACGGGCTTTAGAAGCCGGAGGCGAGGAAGAGGGGGACGAGGCCGAGGATCAGGAAGGCGCCGAGGATCAGGCCACGGCGGTAGGCAGTCTGTTCGAAGGGCGGGACCGCCGCCGCACTCCACCAGCCCACGACGCCGTCGAGCGGCGTCGTGGTGGCCCTGCCGGCCTTGACGGCTTGGGGGGCTTGGCCCCCGGTCCGGTCGCCCGCGCCGAACCAGCCTGTGGGCGGGCTCGTGCCGAAGCTGGTCGAGCCGGCGCCGTAGCGTTCGGCCCCCGAGGCGCGGTCTCGACGGCAGCCGGACCCGGCGGCGGGGACCCGGCTTCGGGCGTGGACGGTCCGGGCAGCGTCCGGCGCAGCTCCGTCACGAATACCGTCATCCCCTCGGGCCCGAGCCGGCTCAACCGCTTGCCGTCGAGGACGCTCGGTGTCGCGATCACCTCTCGGGCCGTTCGGATCGCGAGTTCGTGTCGTGCGGCCTGGCCTTCCTCGAGGTTGGCCTGCTCGTCGATCGGGGGAAATGCGGGGGCGGGAGGACGGCCGCCCTGCGGCCTTACGTTGTCGTTGCACATCACGCACGCTCCCCGAACGGCAGCACCCGGGACAGCTCGGCACGCATGGTCCGCACGAAGGCGGTGACCGCGCTGCGCATGATCTTGACGTCGGCGATTTCCTCGCCGAGGAGCTCTGCCGCCTCCGCCGGCGCCATCGCCATCGCCTTGATGAAGCGCAGGTTGTGGCTCTCGTAGGCTGCCCAGGCCTCGCCCTCGATCAGCGGCATCGTGAGGTAGGGCCGCTCGCCGATGAGCGGCAGGAGCTCATCCTTGATGAGGAGAGCCGTCTCCGCGCGCGGCCTCAGGTCGGCGAACCGACCGTCGCGCTGGTTCTCGACGAAGGCGAGCGTCGCGCCCGGCAGGGCGAGATCGAAGAGCCGGATCGTCTCGATCGCCTGCCGCAGCGACTCGGTCTCGGCTAGCGCGGGGACGAAGACTACGGGCTTGACCCCCCAGGTGGCGAGGTCCTCACCGAGTTCGGCCTTGCGCATCCACATCGTGCAGAGCTCGACGTAGTTGGGGCCGACATCGAGCAGCGGCGAGGGGCCGCCCTGGCTGGCCGCCGCACAGGCATTGTAGAGGGGTGCGAAGGGCGAGGTGAGCGCGCGGGGCGAGCGCATCGCCACCTCGTAATCCGGCAGGATGGTGTGCACCCGCGCACCGAGCATCGCTGCGAGGCGGCGCTGGTCGTCGACCTGGAACGGGGCGAGCGGATGCTCTGCGAGCGCCGCGTGGTCGGCAACCAGGGTCGCGATGGTGGTCTTGCCGACACCGCCCTTGCCGGCGGCGACGATGGCGAGGATGGACGAGCTGGTGTTGAGGGCAGGCCTGCGGCGCGTCATGGTGAGCTCCTGTTTGCCGCAGCCGACCCATCGGCGTGCGGAGGAGCTCTTTCCTAGAGGTGACCGAACACCTGGAATGAAAACCTGATTGACGCCGAGCTGATGCTGCGAGCGCAGACCGTCAGCTCGGCGTACGGCGAGAGAACCGGCACTCCGTTTTGCCGCGTTGCCGTGTCAGCGCCCTTTTGGTTCTGGCGGCCCCTCTTCGTTGGGCGGTCTAACCAAGAGCCCGTCGGAGCTGAGCCCGGCTGCGCGGGTCATCCACCACCTGGCCTCGGCAACCGGGAAATCCAGGATGGGACCCTGAACTACGATGGGGCCCGCCATGCCCATCGACTCCCCCGGGCGCCATACTGGTCCGACGGGGGTACGATCGTCGTAGAGGATCGGCACCGTCGGTCCGTCCATGAGGACCCCGTCGAGTGCAGCTTCGATGTCGCTCCAGAAGGTGGGAGGCATCAGACCCTTGAGATACGCAATTGCCGCTTGGCCATCTGCGCTCTCGAACTCCCGCTCGTGCTCTTCCCATGAACAGCCACGCAGCACACGATCGAGAACCGATGCATGGCTGGCATCGAGCATACCGCGTCCCCACCGTCGTAGCTCTCCAAGCCAAGCAGCGATGGTTTGTAGATCTCCGCGGGGCTCATCCCAATGATCATCGATGGGTGGGACATAGCTGCCGAGATACGCTCTCTCCACACATCGGCGTAGAGAATAGGCGAGACGTACGATCCTCGGCGGCACCCATCCGAAATGATCGTAGTTCTCGGAGGCATCGGTCAGGATCCGATCATGCGCGCGTGTGAGTGCAACCGGTATGGCGAAGACGTCGACCTGATCGTCGAAGCCCGGATCACCCCTGCGCCGACGCTCCAGGAGCTCTTCGCTCGCATGGAACGTCTGGCTCCGAAGCAGGATTTTCTGTGCCCCACCGGCCGACGAAGGGCTAATCGTCCGCGTCCAGCTACGGAAGCCTCTGTCAAGCGCGCGACCGAGCGGCATCGTGATCCAGCGTTGCGTGAGAGCCTGTTTGCGCGCCGGAGAATGGTGCCAGCGCGCCTCTTCCAAGGCGATCCGGCAAAGTGCCACCCGCTGGCAGGCCCATAGGGCGATGCCGGGCAGCATCGCAGGATCAGCCGATCCAAGCTCCCGAGTGATCAGCGCCTGAAAAGAGCCATCGGGCTCACGCTGTCCTTCATGAAGGATTCGCTTTCCTTCGTTGCCTGCAATATCGGCCCCGTAATAGCTGCTTGCGACTACGCGGCGCTCTTGCGTGAAGTCCGTGCATCCGAACACGAGACCGTCGTGGAGGATCAAAGGTACATTGCGAGCGCGGCTCAGGGCCTTTTTCTCCTCGCGGTCCCAGATCTTCGAAGTACGGCGGCCTGTGACGGATGTGAGAACAACCTCGGACTTGACTTGCAACCAGGCAGGGCAATCCGTGCCAAGCCGGTGCTGGGCCGCCTTGATCACGGCCTCGGCGACGACAATCGCGCGTTGGAAGGCGCGAAGGCTCTCTTGCTGCTGGACCGTGTAGGTCGGCGTTCCCCTGGTTGCCGGCAGATCCTCGCAGTTCGAGACGTAGCCACGGGCGAGGAAGCGGCGCTCGGTCTTGCCATCGGGGAATGGCGACCAGCGCTTCAGGCTAGCGGGCGTTACCGCCTCGATAAGCCAATCACGCCCGTGATCGGCGGGGGAGCGGCTGCGCATCTCCCATTCGAGCCGAGCCACGTCTGCCGGTTCTGGAAATCGGATCGGATCGTAGTAGAGGGTGGGATACACATTCAGTTCCAACGCCTCTTCATCAAGTTCATATTCGATCTCTCCGGGTGGTCCGTCATCACGATCGTTGTTTCTTGGAAAGTCGCGAAGGCTCATAACCACTCACCGCCCGAAAAAATATTAGAAAGAAAGACGCTTAGTTCGTACTCAGCGCAAGCGGCGACGGACCGCGTCGAGGGCGGCTTCGCTGAGATCTGGATCGATGATGTCGACCCGGTGCTTCGCGAATGCTGTTGTCCGGGGTTGGAAGACGGAGGGCTCATCCGCGACGGGTTTGTCGGGGTCGCGGGCGTCGCTTCGGTGAGACCTGATCGGGCTGTTCTGCCCCACTTGGCTGATAGCCGGGGGCCGGGAAGGCTTTAGGAGCGGCTGTGTCACCAGAGCGGTGCGGCGACGCTTAGCCCGGGAGATGCTGGTACGGAGTTGGTCCGGTGATAGATCGGCTCCATCGGAGCGCCGCGCTCCGGCTTGCTTGAGCAGCTTGAGGACACGTGGCCAGCGCAGGCCCTTGGCTTGGAGGTTCAGCAAGAGGTCGAGATGCCGTTCGACGACACGGTCGAAAACGGCAGGTTCACCGGCGATCGTAAGATCGGCAGCAAAGCGGGCAAGCGCGGCCTGTAAAGGATCGGGTTCCATGTAGGAACCCTAGCGTATCCCCCCTGAGGAAGGGCGAAGCAGATCGGAGCAAATCGAGGCACTCCGAAACGTTTCGGTAAGCTTCAGAATGCTTCAGTTTTTATGCACACCTGTGCACCTGGGGTGCGAAGGGTGCCGTCCTAAACGGAGACAGAGCCCCTACAGAGAGCGACGACGGCCTACGCGGCACCCTGCACTGGCCGATCGATCCGAGGATGAGAGGGCAAACGGTGCCCCCTGGACCGGTAGTCTGAGGTGCAGATCTTATGGTTCACCAGCGTCAGCATCCATCTCGACGTGCGCAAGGCCTACTCTCGCCTGGCGACTAGCGCCACAGCACCAGGAGGATGTCATCACCGCCAAATGGTAAAGCGCCTCGTGCGGAAAAATGTATTTAATATTATGTGTGATTAAGGGGACATTATCAGATATAAAACGAGGCGGTATGGGCGAGAGGACGGACGAGCGTAACGAGCTGGTGACGATCACCCCTCGAACCCACCACGTCGCCGGTTTGGGCGACCTAGTCCTACCAGCGACGATCGCCGCCGCCGGAGAGCGGGCGCAGTCGCGCTTCATCGAGTTCTTCACCGCCCGCATCCGCAACCGAAACACCCGGCGCGCGAAACACCCGGCGCGCCTATGGCCGTGCCGCCGGCGACTTTTTCACCTGGTGCGAGCAGCGCGGCGTGGCGCTTGCCGGCGTGCAGTCTGTCCATGTCGCCGCCTGGATCGAGGAGCTGGCATCGGCCGACCGTGAGCCGCGCCTGTCTGCCCCGAGCGTTAAGCAACACCTGGCCGCCGTGCGCATGCTGCTCGACTGGCTGGCGACCGGTGGCGTCCTCGCCTTCAACCCGGCCTCTGCCGTGCGCGGCCCGTGCTACTCGGTGAAAGGCGGTAAGACGCCCGTGCTCTCGCCTGAGGAGGCCCGGTACCTGCTCGGCAGCATCGACACGTCGACACCGATCGGGCTGCGCGATCGGGCGTTGCTGGCCCTGATGGTGTTCAGCTTCGCCCGCGTCGGCGCGGCGCTCAGCATGAAGATGGAGGACGTCTACGTGCAGAACCGCCGCCTATGGGTGCGGCTGCACGAGAAAGGCGGCAAGCTGCACACCATGCCCTGCCACCACACGCTCGAGGACGCCTTGCACGCCTATGTGGATGGCTGCGGCCTGGCAGATGACCCGAAAGGGCCGCTGTTCCGCACGATCGGGCGCGGCACCGGCCAGCTCACGACGACCGCCCTGCCCCAGGCCAGCGCGCATGCAATGGTCCGCCGGCGTGCGGTCGCGGCCGAGATCGGGACGCGGATCGGCAATCACACCTTCCGGGCCACCGGCATTACGGCCTATCTGAAAAACGGCGGTACGCTCGAACGGGCTGCGCAGATGGCGAACCATTCGAGCACTCGCACGACGCAGCTCTATGACCGGCGGCATGATGACATGAGCTTGGACGACGTCGAACGGATCGGGATTTGACCCGACCATCTGATCTTGTCTCTCAAATATAATGCGTGAGGGTTGAATGGATATTCTGACGCCTGAAGCCCGCGCGAAGCGCATGTCATTAATCAAAAATAAGAATACCAAGCCCGAATTGCTGGTTCGGCGTATGATTCACAGGATGGGATTTCGATATAGATTGCATGATAAAAAACTACCTGGATGTCCCGACATAGTCTTCCGCTCACGGAAGAAGGTGATTTTTGTCCACGGTTGCTTCTGGCATCGTCACGATGATCCAAATTGTACGAAGGGACGGCTTCCAAAATCGCGCCAGGATTTCTGGGAGCCCAAATTAAATGCGAACCGGGATCGAGATTGGCAGGCGGAGGAAACTCTTAAGCAAGCTGGCTGGGAGGTGATGATTGTGTGGGAATGTCAATGTCGACGGATTGAGGAGCTCCGTGCGGCCTTATACGAGTTCGTCGCGGGGGTATCCCATGCCAAAAATCCGGGTGCATAACCACTCTGGACCGTTGCCAGGCTTTTCCAAGGTTGGTAGGTTATGGCATGGTTCTGACCCAACGAGACTGGCTACAAGTACGCGATGCGGCATCCCTCCTAGGAGTTTCAGAGAAAACTCTTCGGAACTGGGATAAGGCCGGAAAGCTACGTCCTGCCCGCCATCCGATCAATGGTTACCGGATATATAGGGCAGCGGATCTACATGAACTAAAGCGCGAGCTAAATCGGCCTACTTACTTCCAAGAGTCGTTGGATCTCGGACCCCCGATGGGGCCGGCTTCCGTGTCGACCGCTGTGGCCGAACCTCAACCCGCCGTTCGCAAGAAACCCGTCGACGACGGTTCGATGCATTGGCGAGCCGAGGTTGCGCTTGATCCGAAACACCGCCCCCAGCTTTGGAATAAGCCCTCTTCGACGGTAAGACGGGATTGGCGCAAATATCCTCAGGAAGCGCACGTTCTAGACGAAGATTGTCGGCGATACCGCCGCTTGACGCCGTCCGAAATCGCCGTGTTGCAAGGATTTGATAACATACTTGCCAAAAATACCGGATTTTCCGACCGACAAGTCATAGCGGCGCTTGGCAACGCGGTACCTCCTCAAATGGCCCGTGCCGTGATGGAGGGGGTGTGCCAGATAAAGTCCTTCAAAAAACACACTTCGATAGAAGTGTGCGCAGGCATCGGCGGCCTTGCGAGGGGAGCTGCCGAGGTTGGTTTCAAACACTTATCATGTCTCGACATTGATCCCGTTTGCGTTCAATTCCTTAAAAGGATGCCGGAACTTAAAAATTCAGAAATTAGCTCCGATGATTTACGGTATGCCCGACTCGATAGGTTCAAAGGCAAAGTCGGCCTCTTATCGGGCGGACCGCCTTGTCAGCCGTGGTCGTCCGGTGGGCTCCGTCGTGGCTCCGAGGACGATCGCGACGTTCTTGGCGAGATGCCGAACCTTATCTGCGATATCGAACCAGAATGCTTCGTGTTTGAGAATGTTGCCGGCCTCACCACAGGGCAGAACAAATCATATTTTGAAAAATTAATGAAAAAACTTCAGGAACCAGGGCCTGCTCTTCGTTACGGCGTACTTGCGGCTAAGCTGAATGCGGCAGATTTCGGCGTGCCCCAGGTTCGCGAGCGTGTCTTCATCATCGGGTTTCGTGACGAACCAGCCGTGAAGGTTCATAGGTGCTTCGACGCGATATGGAGTGCCCGCACGCATAGGGATCCGACCATCTCGGATGCGACGAGAAGCGAATGGCGCACGGTCGGCGAGGCGATCGGCGGTTTGCAAGATCCCGGCGGATGGAAATCCTGGTTTGGAAACGCGATCCCGGCAGACAACTTCTGGAATGACGAGTGATGGACGACGTAACCATATCCAGCACTGATCGCGTCGAGCTAAATTGGCCGGGAAAACACGAAAAGGTCCGCGTTTTCCAAACCGACGAAGGCCTGTGGGATAAGGAACCAGTCTCGCATAAAGCCTCTCTGCGCGGCCTAGAAAAATTGAAATTCTTTCCTGGAAGCATTCCCGCCGAGGCATCGATACTTCTAAGTGGTCAGAGGCATGATGCCCTATCGTCGCTGACGCGATCTCTGGGACCCGTATTTCGCTTCATCTACATGGATCTGCCAAGGCTCAACGTTGATGATGTTGCGACCGCTTTCCAAAGCGCGTCCTCGCTGCGTCTGACAACCTGGTTGAACGTAGTACGGAATTTTTTGGTCGAGGTTCGAGAATTGCTCAGTCGTGACGGTGTCGTTGCCGTCCACTGCGGCGAGGACGAGTCTCAATATGCACGCATCATCCTAGACGAGCTGTTTCGGGATAAGCGAGTCGCCACGATAATGTGGCAAAAGGCATACTCGGCTCAAAACATGCCCGGGATGAAGTCATTCACTGATACTCATGATCTTATTTACGTTTACGCACGCGACCGCGATGCATTGCCAGCGGTAGGCCTCAGGAGACCGCCCAAGGGTTACGCGAACGCCGATCATGATCCGAGGGGAGCTTGGAAGGCTGAGCACAAGGGCGCTAAAACCCGCCGAGAAAACAGCGACTTTGATACCTTTCAGCCGCCCTATCGCTGGAAGATCGTCAAGGGTGAGCTGCCTGCCGGGTTGTGGCGGTTATCGCCTTATACGGGCGTTATTTGGGGTGTGCCAACCGTAGCGGGAACTTTCAAGTTCACCGCAGAGGTTACGGATATGCTCGGCAAGAGCAGCACCAAAGACTTTTCGATTACAGTGAAAAGCGCTGGCGAGCCGTCACCTCCGGGAGATATTCCCTGGATCTTCGAGGAGGTCAGCCCCAAGGGGAAGCTCAGGATCATAACCGATAAGTTGCCCGATGCGGTGGCGGACAAGACCTATTCGACCATTATTTTCGCTGATGGGGGGATCCCTTTAAAGGTCCAAAAATTAGGCCTGGTTCCGGACGATACTGGGATTTTGCGAAAGCCACGCTGATCGAAGCTTTCCAGAATGACTCCGTTTATCAGGGAAGTCGGCAACCGACTTCCATCCCCACCCCGAAGAAGTACGAGCCCCCTGAAGGGGTCATGGAAATCGAGAACCAACAGTCAATTTGGCTTGGCAGGTCGAAGGGCAGCGACGACGAAATCGGTGATGTCTTCGCCGGATTTACCGAGGATGCCACAAAGCATCTCAAGGCACTAAAAGCTCTTGGCCATATCGAGTCCGAAATATCGACCGCCAAGCCCGAACGATTGATGCTACGTCTTCTAGATGTATTTACTAACAAGGGAGATTTAGTGCTTGAAGTCATGTCGAGCACTGCGGATCTCACCGCCGTCGCGTTGAAATCGGGACGTCGAGCGATCGCACTTCAAGGCTCATCGGAGCGAGACAAGTCGATAACGTCGGGCTGCGCCATTCCTCGTTTGCGAGCCGTCCTTAAGGGGATCGACCAAAATTTGGAAGACAAGATCCCAAAGGCTCGCATTTCAAAAGGTTCGTACATTCCGTATGCTGGCGGCGGAAGCTTGGCAACCGCCGTCGTGGGTCCGGAGATTGCAGTCCTGCTGGCCGACGATGACCATGCAACATTGACTGATGCGCTATCATCTATGAACTCTCATGAGCTTGCCGAAGCCATATTAACAGCAGAAGGTTACCTTCCGCCGGCGAAGGGCACGGATCTCGCGCTCGCTATAAGTGGGAAAGAGAAAGCCCTAGTCGTTCCACCTGAGCGTTACCTCACCCCCGAATTAGTCTCGGCAATTGCGAGCGAAGCGGCAGCCGATGCGGACCCACGTCCGACTCACGTTTATTATTTTCGAGCGACCGATGACATCGACGAAAAGTCATTCGCCGGTAGGGTCTCGCTGAGACGCATTCCCTTCGATCTGCTAAGGCTGGATGTCGCGTAATGTCGGGACTGCGTGAGTATGCCCTTTCGCACGCGTATGATGCTGTTGTTGCGAAAGCGAGCTTCCGCAAACCTCAGCACGAGGCGTTCGATAAATTTCACCAGCTAATTAAAGCTCTCGGCGCCGACATAGGTTCGATGAGCCAGGAGGCATTAGCTGGTCGGATCTCCGATCTGGGCTATCTTGAGAGCATACCTGCCAACCTGATTTTTGATCTCGCCACCGGAGTCGGAAAAACTCGTCTCTTGGGCGGGTTGCTGGTTTATTTGGCATTGTCGAAGCAGACCAGAAATTGTCTTATTCTGGCTCCTCGTGTAGCCATTCTCGATAAGTTGAAGCGAGAAAGCGATCCGTCATCCTCGAAGTATCTTTTTATCGATCGATCATTGGTCACAAATCCTAATATTTGCTTTCGCAGTGATTTGTTGAGCTTCGAGCCAAATCCATCCAAGCTGAATGTTTTTATCCTTTCACCTCAGACTTTAACTGGTACCAAAGTGGGAACAGCCGGTGATTTCGGTCCATCTCTTCGGCAATATCTGACCGAGACGAACGATCTAATCGTTTTTTCCGATGAGGCACACCATTTTGGGAACAAGTCATTTGGTGCTTGGAGCGAAGCCGTTGCACAGCTTCAACCGAAGCTCCATCTGGGATTTACCGCGACTGCGCCGACGAGCGCAGCGAAGCGCATATTCTACTCCTATGGCCTGAATACATGTCTGAAAGAAGGAAAATACACGAAGGCCGTGAAGCTTTGGGTAGAGCCGAAGCCCGAAGATATTTCGGACGATGATTGGGACCATCAAACCATCGATTTCGGTTTGAAACGGCTTGAGGCTAAAAAAGAATCTATTGCAGAACTGCGGTCCGCCAAGCCGGATTTCCCGGAGGTATCTCCGGTCCTTCTAGTTGCTGCGAAAGATATCGCCCATGCTGATAAAATTGGTCTTTGGTTGCAAAACTATCGTGGACTCGACGAGTCCGAAGTCTATGTCGCTCACTCGGGCAAAAAGGCTTCTGCAAAAGTCACCGGAAATGCGATAGAAGCTGAGGTCGGGCGATTGGTAGCAATCGACCAACCAGGTAACAAGGTTAAGGTTGTCGTAAACGTTTTTCAGCTATCCGAAGGTTGGGACGTCACCAACGTTTGGGTGATTGCACCCCTTCGGTCGCTGGCAAGCTTCTCCAATGCCATCCAAACAATCGGAAGAGGACTACGGCTTCCAAGCGGCCGACGCGTGGGTGACGAAGAGACCGATACGCTCGACGTTCTATGCTTCGGCAAGGAGGATTTCGGGACGATCGTGAAGCAAGCCACGAAGGAGTTTGGGGAAGGTCCGGAAGGCTCTGCGGCCGTCGGCATTGTTGCCAAAAGCGAACATCGTGTCCGCGCCATGCGCCCGATGTCGCTAGAAGTTGTAAACGCCATCTCGTTTAA
This window encodes:
- a CDS encoding type IV secretion system DNA-binding domain-containing protein, with the translated sequence MVDLTSRIGTAPRRSPDKAAFAALKVIATVFPLGLLAVMLWAPPRAHAGRHAPTIDITQILQWFGDSWFDFALELRCAGVLLAAIVAGLFAARQAWTRTPLIERVGVPHHDDPVLHYDVYAARKMQAALDETYGRTSKRGLWLTPGVQLPFEAETQFILVVGDKGSGKSNVVRALATQMAQRGDRMLLHCVKGDVTRAFRQNEAILIAAHHARGWAWDAGRDVAGLAGFMELAAAAIPMSDQPFWALTARAVFVDIGQELALERGTDWTIDDLARRILSDPAEIEARIRQLDLSSSPLIAEGPDGLANTAFGVLATLWSAALSALRPLALAWSDLPPERRFSVRAWLSKDWTGPRAVILQTSPEYDELSRLVSGTLLSRLVSLMSDPAIGIDPDRRVSLVLDEMHSLGRIDGFDQVLALGREKGLVVVGAIQSLGQLKTIYGHEVGAVVQDLFRYRIFSLLSSGESSDTAVSLIGHRFVTWRAANEAPEPNDKRKWILKEGTRPVVSVSTLQGALGVKVVREAIKDKDGKELKPALKEVRGVVTGFKDVYRVAWPTTVWPERQKGYIPAGWLTAPRRLATSAGVSSQAPAASSNNADAS
- a CDS encoding very short patch repair endonuclease; this translates as MDILTPEARAKRMSLIKNKNTKPELLVRRMIHRMGFRYRLHDKKLPGCPDIVFRSRKKVIFVHGCFWHRHDDPNCTKGRLPKSRQDFWEPKLNANRDRDWQAEETLKQAGWEVMIVWECQCRRIEELRAALYEFVAGVSHAKNPGA
- the dcm gene encoding DNA (cytosine-5-)-methyltransferase, translated to MSTAVAEPQPAVRKKPVDDGSMHWRAEVALDPKHRPQLWNKPSSTVRRDWRKYPQEAHVLDEDCRRYRRLTPSEIAVLQGFDNILAKNTGFSDRQVIAALGNAVPPQMARAVMEGVCQIKSFKKHTSIEVCAGIGGLARGAAEVGFKHLSCLDIDPVCVQFLKRMPELKNSEISSDDLRYARLDRFKGKVGLLSGGPPCQPWSSGGLRRGSEDDRDVLGEMPNLICDIEPECFVFENVAGLTTGQNKSYFEKLMKKLQEPGPALRYGVLAAKLNAADFGVPQVRERVFIIGFRDEPAVKVHRCFDAIWSARTHRDPTISDATRSEWRTVGEAIGGLQDPGGWKSWFGNAIPADNFWNDE
- a CDS encoding Ig domain-containing protein, yielding MDDVTISSTDRVELNWPGKHEKVRVFQTDEGLWDKEPVSHKASLRGLEKLKFFPGSIPAEASILLSGQRHDALSSLTRSLGPVFRFIYMDLPRLNVDDVATAFQSASSLRLTTWLNVVRNFLVEVRELLSRDGVVAVHCGEDESQYARIILDELFRDKRVATIMWQKAYSAQNMPGMKSFTDTHDLIYVYARDRDALPAVGLRRPPKGYANADHDPRGAWKAEHKGAKTRRENSDFDTFQPPYRWKIVKGELPAGLWRLSPYTGVIWGVPTVAGTFKFTAEVTDMLGKSSTKDFSITVKSAGEPSPPGDIPWIFEEVSPKGKLRIITDKLPDAVADKTYSTIIFADGGIPLKVQKLGLVPDDTGILRKPR
- a CDS encoding DEAD/DEAH box helicase; this translates as MSGLREYALSHAYDAVVAKASFRKPQHEAFDKFHQLIKALGADIGSMSQEALAGRISDLGYLESIPANLIFDLATGVGKTRLLGGLLVYLALSKQTRNCLILAPRVAILDKLKRESDPSSSKYLFIDRSLVTNPNICFRSDLLSFEPNPSKLNVFILSPQTLTGTKVGTAGDFGPSLRQYLTETNDLIVFSDEAHHFGNKSFGAWSEAVAQLQPKLHLGFTATAPTSAAKRIFYSYGLNTCLKEGKYTKAVKLWVEPKPEDISDDDWDHQTIDFGLKRLEAKKESIAELRSAKPDFPEVSPVLLVAAKDIAHADKIGLWLQNYRGLDESEVYVAHSGKKASAKVTGNAIEAEVGRLVAIDQPGNKVKVVVNVFQLSEGWDVTNVWVIAPLRSLASFSNAIQTIGRGLRLPSGRRVGDEETDTLDVLCFGKEDFGTIVKQATKEFGEGPEGSAAVGIVAKSEHRVRAMRPMSLEVVNAISFKVPEVVRTPGEPELDFSPQITRGISSYVEVYDVGSGEFGSDDGSAVRRSFETVVRAATSQVIDGLRFLDPVKHTPAVRKIVEKVLLDLGGKPGMQISTDAVKLGLGVMDAIRSRYRSIDSVYAAGKTSTIVEIASKEVLIPVEFDEIPSVDQIVEWK